The window GCGACATGGCCGGCCGCTGGCCGCACGAGTTTTCCGGCGGTCAGCGCCAGCGCATCGCCATCGCCCGCGCGCTGGCCGTCAGGCCGCGCCTGCTGATTCTCGACGAGCCGACCAGCGCGCTGGACGTTTCCGTCCAGGCCCATATCCTCGCGCTGCTGCGGGACTTGCAGGCGCGGCTGGGACTGGCCTATCTCTTCATCACCCACAATATCGCCGTGGTCGACTATCTCGCCCGCAAGGTGGCGGTAATGTACCTGGGCCGCATCGTCGAGCGCGGCACGGCGGACGAGGTACTCCGCGGCGCGAAACACCCTTACACGCAGGCGTTGATGGCGGCGGTGCCGCGCATCGACGGCCTGATCGGGGAAAAACTGCTGGTGCCCGGTGATCCGCCCTCGCCGGCCAATCCGCCGACGGGATGCCACTTCCATCCGCGCTGTCCGCAGGCGATGGGGATCTGCCGGCACGAATATCCGGCAGAGACCGGGCTTTCGGCAACGCATCGACTGCATTGCCATCTATTCGCTACATCTTCTTCCTGACGGACGCGGATTTCTTCTTCATCGTCACCGAAACTTTCCGGATGACCTTGCTCTTGGCCTTCTGCCTGCCCTTGAATTTTTTCACCCTCGGGGGGTCGGCTGGCGCCCTGGGCAAGACGGCGGCCAGGAGATCGGGGGACGCGTCAGGGCCGGGTACCAGCAGGGCGAAGCCGGGGCCGACCTTCGTGCGCCGCGTGATGCCGTTGAGCTGCTTGAGCCGCTCCACGCTGATGCGGAAGCGCCCGGCCACCGAGGCGAGTTTTTCCGCCTTCTTCAGCCGGTAGGTCGTCCAGTGGGTCAGCGGCTTATCCGCGGCCTCGTGGCGCTCCAGATTATCGAGGAAGGTCTGCACCTTGCCGGCGGGCAGCACGAGCGGGGCGGGATTGGCACCTGGGATGACCGGCCGATGCCAGGCCGGGTTGAGGGCGATGAACTCTTCCAGCGGAATCTCGGCGAGCCTCGCGGCGAGCGTCACGTCGACATCGGAGGGCATGTTGACCGTGTCGAAGTAAGGCTCGTTTGGGATCGGGTCCAGGCGAATGCCGAACATTTCGGGGTCGGCGATGATGTTCTTGAGAGCCTGGAGCTTGGGCACGTAGTGACGCGTTTCGCCGGGCATGGCTAGGCTGGCGTAGTCGGTGGGCAGCCCCTTGGCCCGGTTCTTCGCGACGGCGCGGGCAACGGCGTGCTCGCCCCAGTTGTAGGAGGCCAGCGCGAGATGCCAGTCGCCATGCATCTCATAGATGGCCTGAAGATAGTCGAGCGCGGCGCTGGTGGAGGCGATGATGTCGCGCCGCTCGTCCCTCCATGAATTCTGATCCAGGTCGTACCGCTTGCCGGTGGCCGGAATAAACTGCCACATGCCCAAGGCGCGGGCGCGGGAGTAGGCGAGCGGGTTGAAGGCGCTTTCCACCATGGGCAGCAGGGCCAGTTCCGTGGGCATGCCGCGCTTTTCCAGCTCGGTGACGATGTGATGGAGGTAGCGCCGGCTGCGCTCGGCGATGCGCTTGAGCATGTCCGGCCGATTCAAATAATAGGCCTGCTGCCGGGCCACCAAAGGGCTGTTCAGATCGGCCATGCCGAAGCCGTTGCGGACGTGCTGCCAGAGGTCGTCGGGCGGCGTGGTCAGGTCGATGGTCGGCAGCGGCGGCAGATCGTCGCGGATGTCCGGGGTGGCGTTCGTCGCCAGGGAGAGCTCGGTGCTCGGACGGAGGGCCGCTTCGTCCGCCGCGGTCGCGGCCCGTGCGGGCAGCGTCAGGGCAAAAATCGCGGCCAGCATGCCGACAAAGGAAAGAAAGATGTGCATCGGGATAATTCTATCGTTCGCGGCTCACCACTGCCACCCTTCCATCCGTCGATCAGAAGACGTTTCTCCACTCCCGAATGGATTTAAATATCTCGACATCGTCGACCGGCGCGTGGCCGAGCCGTTTCGCGGCGGCGGCGACGACCGTGGGCGCACGAAGCCGCAGGAAGGGGTTGGTGGCGAGTTCCAGGCCGATGGTCGAGGGCAGGGTGGACAGGCCGCGCTTCCGCAGCTTCGCTGCGTCGACGATGCGTGCGGCGATGGCGGCATTGTCCGGTTCCACGGCGCGGGCGAAGCGCAGGTTGGACTGGGTGTATTCGTGGGCGCAATAAACGGACGTCTCCGGCGGCAGGGCCGCCAGGCGGGCGAGGGAGGCTCGCATCTCCCCCATCGTGCCTTCGAAGACGCGCCCGCAGCCGGCGCCGAACAGCACGTCGCCACAGAAGAGAACGCCTGGGCGATAATAGGCCACGTGGCCGTGCGTGTGGCCGGGAAGGCCGAGGACGTCGAACTCGATATCGAAGCCGGGCAGGACGAAGCGGTCGCCGTCCCCCAGCGGGCGGTCGATGCCGGCGATGTTCTCGATTGCCGGGCCGAAGACGGGCACCGGATGGCGGGCGATCAGATCGGCGATGCCTCCGGTATGATCGCCGTGGCGGTGGGTGACGAGAATCGCGCAAAGACGCGTCTCGTGGGCTTCCAGATGCCGCATCACCGGCGCCGACTCTCCGGGATCGACCACTGCCGCCGCATCGCCTTTCTGCAGCAGCCAGATATAGTTGTCCTCGAAGGCAGGCAGGGGATGGATTTTCATAACGGCGCATTCTAATGGCGATTCAGGAATTCTCGGACTGGCTGGCGACTCCCCAGGGCGGCTACGTGCTCGACTGGGAGCGGAAGAAGCACGACCAGCTCCTGGCCGACATCTTCGGCTTCAACGCCATGCAGGTCGGCCTGTCGGCCGTGGATTACCTGCGCGCCAACCGCATGCCCTTCCATTTTTTCTGCGATGGCCGGACGATCGGCGAGGCCGGCGCGGGCGTGCGCGCCGACCCGCATCACCTGCCTTTCGCCGGCAACAGCGTCGACCTTGTCGTGCTGCCCCACGTGCTGGAGTTCGACGACAACCCGCACCAGATCCTGCGCGAAGTCGAGCGGGTGCTGGTGCCGGAGGGCAGCGTCGTCGTCACCGGTTTTAATCCTTACAGCCTGTGGGGCGTGCGCCGCAGCCTGGTCCGGCGGCCGGCCCTGCCGCCCTGGCGTGGCCGCTACATCGGCGTGCCGCGCCTGCGCGACTGGTTTGCCCTCCTGGGCATGGAAACTCGGGCCGGCGCTTTCGGCTGCTACGCGCCGGCGGTGAACCAGGAAAAATGGCTGCGGCGCTGGAAATTCATGGAGCTGGCCGGCGATCGCTGGTGGCCCATCGCCGGCGCCGTCTATGTCATCCAGGCCATCAAGCGCCAGCACGGCATGCGGCTCATCACGCCGGCTTGGCAGAACCGGAGGGCTCGGGCCAAGGCGCTGGCGCCGGTCACGCAGAAACCGGCAACCCAGAAGAACGAGTATCCATGACCCAAACAGTGGATATCTATACGGACGGCGCATGCAGCGGCAATCCGGGGCCGGGCGGCTGGGGCGCCATCCTGCGCTTCGACGGCAGGGAGAAGGAGCTTCATGGCGGCGAAGCGCAGACGACCAACAACCGCATGGAGCTCATGGCCGTCATCGAAGCCCTGCGGGCGCTGAAGCGGCCGGTGGCGGCGCGGGTGCATACGGACTCGCAATACGTGCAGAAGGGCATCAGCGAATGGATTCACGGCTGGAAGCGGCGCGGCTGGAAAACGGCCGCCAAGCAGCCGGTGAAGAACGAGGATCTATGGCGGATGCTGGATGCCCTGGCGGCGGGGCACCGCATCGAATGGGTCTGGGTGAAGGGCCATGCGGGGCATCCGGAAAACGAGCGGGCCGACGCACTGGCCCGGCGCGGCATCGACGGCATCAGGGGGACATGAAATGCGCAGGGTTGTTCTGGACACCGAAACGACCGGCCTGGACTTCCGGCTCGGCCATCGCGTCATCGAGGTCGGCTGCGTCGAGATGGTCGGCAGGAAGCCGACCGGCCGGCATTTCCACCGCTACCTCAATCCGGAGCGGGAGATCGACGCCGGCGCGGTGGCGGTGCATGGCCTGACGAACGAGTTCCTGGCCGACAAGCCGAAGTTCGGCGAGATTGCCGCGGAGCTGTCCGATTTCGTCCGCGACGCCGAACTGGTCATCCACAATGCGCCCTTCGACGTCGGCTTCCTCAACTTCGAGCTGGGATTGCTGGACCTGCCGCCGCTCGACCAGATCAGCGATGGCATCGTCGACTCGCTGAAGATGGCCAGGGAAATGCGTCCGGGCCGCAAGAATTCGCTCGACGCCCTGTGCGCCGAATACGGCGTGGACAACACCCGCCGCGAGCTGCACGGCGCATTGCTGGACGCGGAACTGCTGGCCGAGGTCTGGCTGGCCATGACCCGCGGCCAGGAAAGCCTGGTCATGGAACTGGACATGTCCTCCGCCGAAACGGCCATTCCCGAGGCTGGCGATCGGATGCCGCTTGTCGTGCTGCGCGCCAGTGAAGAAGAACTGGCCGAGCACGAGCGGGTGCTGCGCGAGATCGACAAGGCCAGCAAGGGCAAGTGCCTCTGGAACCTCGTGGCTACCGCCTGAAGGCCGCCAACGCCATGGTGGCGAGCAGCCACAGGGCGGCGGCGATCCCGATGCCGTAGCCGAAGGCGCTGCCAGCCGCCGCCAGCGGGCCGGCGGCGAGGAGCAGCGCCGCGCGCGTCCGGGCGAAGGCCGCGAGCCGCGACCGCCGGCTCCTGTGCCATTCCGTCTGGATGCCGGGCCGAAGCCACACGGGCAGGAGCTGTGCCACCGCGCCGCTGACGAGCGGCAGAAGGAACCCGATGGCGAAAAGCGGCAGCGCATCGCGCCCGCCCGGCGTTCCCAGGCCGTGGGCGACGCCGTGGAGCAGCGAGAACGCGAGGCCGGCCACGGCGGCGAGAAGCAGCGGCGCCGGCTGCCGTGGCGCGAAAAAGTCGGCGGCCGTTGGATTCGGCTTGCCGATTACCGTCGGCAGCAGCACTTTCAGGGTGCCGGTCGCGGTCAGCCCGATGAAACCGAGCATGTTGACGTGGAGATGGAAAAGGCGCAGGGCATGGGCGTGTTCGGGCAGCCAGGGCGAGACGCCGACCGCCATGAGCCCCAGGCCGAGACAGGCCAGCGCCGCGGCGTACCAGCGCAGGCAGGGATGCGCCCGTCCCAGGCAGGCGCGCCGCCGCCGTTCCATCCAGAGCGCAAATCCGGCGACGACCGCGAAGGCGGCCCAGGGCGCGGCGAGCCGGACGATTTCGCCGCCATGGACGAACCAGCCGACGATGGAAAGCCCTGCCAGGAACGCGGCGAACGGCAGCGCCGCGAGCGCGCGCGGCGCCATCCGGGTGCGCGTGAGCACCGGCACGAAATAAGCCATGGCGGCCAAAATCATCGGCAAGGCGCCGACC is drawn from Candidatus Nitricoxidivorans perseverans and contains these coding sequences:
- a CDS encoding class I SAM-dependent methyltransferase, encoding MAIQEFSDWLATPQGGYVLDWERKKHDQLLADIFGFNAMQVGLSAVDYLRANRMPFHFFCDGRTIGEAGAGVRADPHHLPFAGNSVDLVVLPHVLEFDDNPHQILREVERVLVPEGSVVVTGFNPYSLWGVRRSLVRRPALPPWRGRYIGVPRLRDWFALLGMETRAGAFGCYAPAVNQEKWLRRWKFMELAGDRWWPIAGAVYVIQAIKRQHGMRLITPAWQNRRARAKALAPVTQKPATQKNEYP
- a CDS encoding transglycosylase SLT domain-containing protein; this translates as MHIFLSFVGMLAAIFALTLPARAATAADEAALRPSTELSLATNATPDIRDDLPPLPTIDLTTPPDDLWQHVRNGFGMADLNSPLVARQQAYYLNRPDMLKRIAERSRRYLHHIVTELEKRGMPTELALLPMVESAFNPLAYSRARALGMWQFIPATGKRYDLDQNSWRDERRDIIASTSAALDYLQAIYEMHGDWHLALASYNWGEHAVARAVAKNRAKGLPTDYASLAMPGETRHYVPKLQALKNIIADPEMFGIRLDPIPNEPYFDTVNMPSDVDVTLAARLAEIPLEEFIALNPAWHRPVIPGANPAPLVLPAGKVQTFLDNLERHEAADKPLTHWTTYRLKKAEKLASVAGRFRISVERLKQLNGITRRTKVGPGFALLVPGPDASPDLLAAVLPRAPADPPRVKKFKGRQKAKSKVIRKVSVTMKKKSASVRKKM
- the rnhA gene encoding ribonuclease HI, which codes for MTQTVDIYTDGACSGNPGPGGWGAILRFDGREKELHGGEAQTTNNRMELMAVIEALRALKRPVAARVHTDSQYVQKGISEWIHGWKRRGWKTAAKQPVKNEDLWRMLDALAAGHRIEWVWVKGHAGHPENERADALARRGIDGIRGT
- the gloB gene encoding hydroxyacylglutathione hydrolase, coding for MKIHPLPAFEDNYIWLLQKGDAAAVVDPGESAPVMRHLEAHETRLCAILVTHRHGDHTGGIADLIARHPVPVFGPAIENIAGIDRPLGDGDRFVLPGFDIEFDVLGLPGHTHGHVAYYRPGVLFCGDVLFGAGCGRVFEGTMGEMRASLARLAALPPETSVYCAHEYTQSNLRFARAVEPDNAAIAARIVDAAKLRKRGLSTLPSTIGLELATNPFLRLRAPTVVAAAAKRLGHAPVDDVEIFKSIREWRNVF
- the dnaQ gene encoding DNA polymerase III subunit epsilon, which translates into the protein MRRVVLDTETTGLDFRLGHRVIEVGCVEMVGRKPTGRHFHRYLNPEREIDAGAVAVHGLTNEFLADKPKFGEIAAELSDFVRDAELVIHNAPFDVGFLNFELGLLDLPPLDQISDGIVDSLKMAREMRPGRKNSLDALCAEYGVDNTRRELHGALLDAELLAEVWLAMTRGQESLVMELDMSSAETAIPEAGDRMPLVVLRASEEELAEHERVLREIDKASKGKCLWNLVATA